In Devosia chinhatensis, the following are encoded in one genomic region:
- the rlmB gene encoding 23S rRNA (guanosine(2251)-2'-O)-methyltransferase RlmB: MSRNKFPPKPKYDPDTGPVYLYGLHTVRAALDNPHRVKTTLLATPNALNRLKETGEIGKVRVTETNPKELDRLLGGEAVHQGVALEVDPVSRFSLEDIADLKLVVVLDQLTDPHNVGAILRTACAFGADAVITTARHSPRETGVMAKAASGALDLVPMIEVRNLGDTLEKLKARGLLVLGFDSEASQRLTPRAEAVPMAVVMGAEGKGLRQRTRELCDEMVRLDMPGPIKSLNVSNAAAIALFAATAGRDA, translated from the coding sequence ATGAGCCGCAACAAGTTTCCGCCCAAGCCCAAATACGATCCTGATACCGGTCCGGTCTATCTTTATGGCCTGCATACGGTGCGCGCCGCGCTGGACAATCCCCATCGCGTCAAGACCACGCTGCTGGCGACGCCGAACGCTCTCAACCGGCTCAAGGAGACGGGCGAGATCGGCAAGGTCCGGGTAACCGAGACCAACCCCAAGGAACTCGATCGCCTGCTCGGCGGGGAAGCGGTGCACCAGGGCGTTGCGCTGGAAGTCGATCCGGTGAGCCGGTTCAGCCTTGAGGACATTGCCGATCTCAAGCTCGTCGTCGTGCTTGATCAGCTCACCGATCCGCACAATGTCGGGGCCATCCTGCGCACCGCCTGCGCTTTTGGCGCCGATGCGGTGATCACCACGGCCCGCCACTCCCCCCGCGAAACCGGTGTCATGGCCAAGGCCGCTTCAGGCGCGCTCGATTTGGTACCGATGATCGAAGTGCGCAATCTCGGTGACACGCTTGAAAAGCTCAAGGCGCGTGGCCTTCTGGTTCTGGGGTTCGACTCTGAAGCCAGCCAGCGCCTGACGCCGCGCGCCGAGGCCGTTCCCATGGCTGTGGTCATGGGCGCCGAGGGCAAGGGCCTGCGCCAGCGCACCCGGGAATTGTGCGACGAGATGGTGAGGCTCGACATGCCCGGCCCGATCAAGTCCCTCAACGTCTCCAACGCGGCTGCGATTGCGCTGTTCGCGGCAACCGCAGGGCGCGACGCATGA